In a single window of the Bacteroidota bacterium genome:
- a CDS encoding M48 family metalloprotease: MKRITVNFLFILFVVQNLLGQNLVSLTNFNACSIDGKPFETEIYSFSSSNEARDIVQNIMDKIGLKPNFKIKAANVPNASAVIEKGERYIYYNEGYIQGIKNTAKTNWAATFVLAHEIGHHLNGHTLDSIGSRPPKELEADEFAGFALFKIGATLEQALSAVMTFPEKACPTHPGRSARMQAVTVGWNKAKEENNSKNDSPTIPQTKKGNDSPEKENKNCETKNTGDYCFVNQTSQTIYVDLYDMDNEYNKFGSSIQVRTGDGPVLTIQPNSSECIYQYPAKVWQYTVKGTKALTYGLITIKSGNILIEKCQTKTITLNSDGSSTASKETNPTAKECETKSTGDYCFTNLTNEKLIVTIDENLNPQSLTLDPNESQCFYNLSATSHSYSAKPEWKGYHVNAVSQGQILITKCKSETRQIK, translated from the coding sequence ATGAAAAGAATAACTGTTAATTTTTTATTTATTTTGTTTGTGGTTCAAAATCTTCTTGGACAAAATTTAGTGAGTTTGACAAATTTTAATGCTTGTAGTATCGATGGAAAACCTTTTGAAACTGAAATCTATTCCTTTTCCTCAAGCAATGAAGCTCGCGACATTGTTCAAAATATTATGGACAAAATCGGATTAAAACCCAATTTTAAAATTAAGGCAGCAAATGTGCCAAATGCTTCCGCTGTAATTGAAAAAGGAGAAAGATATATTTATTATAATGAGGGTTACATTCAAGGAATAAAAAATACAGCAAAGACAAATTGGGCAGCGACTTTTGTTTTAGCACACGAAATAGGTCATCATCTTAACGGTCATACATTAGATAGCATAGGAAGCAGGCCACCAAAAGAACTTGAAGCAGATGAATTTGCTGGTTTTGCTTTATTTAAAATTGGCGCTACTTTAGAACAAGCGCTATCCGCAGTGATGACATTTCCCGAAAAAGCCTGCCCCACTCATCCTGGAAGAAGTGCAAGAATGCAAGCCGTAACGGTTGGTTGGAATAAAGCCAAAGAAGAAAATAATTCTAAAAATGATTCACCAACTATACCCCAAACAAAAAAGGGGAATGATTCTCCTGAAAAAGAAAATAAAAATTGTGAAACTAAAAATACGGGAGATTATTGTTTTGTTAATCAAACATCCCAAACTATTTATGTTGATTTATATGATATGGATAATGAGTACAATAAATTTGGCAGTTCAATACAAGTTAGAACAGGAGATGGTCCCGTTTTGACAATTCAGCCGAATAGTTCGGAGTGCATTTATCAATATCCGGCAAAAGTATGGCAATACACCGTAAAAGGCACGAAAGCTTTAACTTATGGATTAATAACAATAAAATCAGGAAACATATTGATAGAAAAATGCCAAACTAAAACAATTACACTAAATTCTGATGGCAGCAGTACTGCTTCAAAAGAAACAAACCCAACAGCAAAGGAATGCGAAACAAAAAGTACCGGAGATTATTGCTTTACAAATCTTACCAATGAAAAACTTATTGTTACTATAGACGAAAATCTAAACCCGCAATCATTAACGTTAGATCCAAATGAAAGTCAATGTTTTTATAATTTATCAGCCACTTCTCATTCTTACTCAGCGAAACCCGAATGGAAAGGTTATCATGTAAATGCAGTAAGTCAAGGTCAAATACTTATTACAAAATGCAAATCCGAAACAAGGCAGATAAAATAA
- a CDS encoding DNA adenine methylase, giving the protein MKPPLTYYGGKQKLVREILPLIPKHKIYCEPFFGGGAIFFAKEPTPIEVINDTNGDLINFYQVIKNDFKKLKREIKTTLHSRQFHKEAKIILQNPTLFDEVKRAWSVWVLAHQSFASMLDSIWVFDKKHNTTPRRIHNKRIAFAEGYAKRLERTEIECTDALEVIRTRDAKDTFFYLDPPYFNSDCGHYKKYREKDFKKLLDKLSQIKGKFLLSSYPSDLLKQYIRKNKWFTKVVDKPLCVSSICSIPQRKKQEVLTGNYETRMK; this is encoded by the coding sequence ATGAAACCTCCTCTTACTTACTACGGGGGAAAACAAAAATTAGTCAGGGAAATATTGCCACTCATTCCGAAGCATAAAATTTACTGCGAGCCGTTCTTTGGCGGAGGAGCCATTTTTTTTGCCAAAGAGCCCACACCGATTGAAGTCATTAATGATACAAACGGAGACTTGATTAATTTTTATCAAGTGATAAAAAATGATTTTAAGAAATTGAAGAGGGAAATTAAAACCACATTACACAGCCGACAATTCCACAAGGAAGCAAAAATAATTTTGCAAAACCCGACACTCTTTGATGAAGTGAAACGCGCCTGGTCGGTATGGGTGCTTGCACATCAGAGTTTCGCTTCTATGTTGGACAGCATCTGGGTGTTTGACAAGAAGCATAACACCACACCACGAAGGATACATAACAAACGGATTGCTTTTGCCGAAGGATACGCGAAGCGGTTGGAGAGAACGGAAATAGAATGCACGGATGCGCTGGAAGTAATCCGCACACGTGATGCAAAAGATACATTCTTCTATCTTGATCCCCCGTATTTCAATTCTGACTGCGGGCATTACAAAAAATACAGAGAAAAGGATTTCAAAAAACTGCTTGATAAACTATCTCAAATCAAAGGGAAGTTTCTTTTGAGTTCTTATCCTTCCGATTTGCTGAAACAATACATCAGGAAAAACAAATGGTTTACTAAAGTGGTGGATAAGCCGTTGTGTGTTTCGTCTATCTGCTCCATTCCGCAGAGGAAGAAGCAGGAGGTGTTGACGGGGAATTATGAAACAAGAATGAAGTAA
- a CDS encoding N-6 DNA methylase, whose protein sequence is MISLFKRDFNEASKGKNPVDVFDDFLTVTMAVFTKKPNTGLLYYAEEFEKIAKEYKERGTFETLMKLPYHFFFYERAGFEGIDLLGEFYMQEIASRSSYRYFIPYQLCVGMTEEFSSEATHPACILDTAVESGRLLLAFAKNAPKVKHRYYGIEIDPLCAKMAALNMFIHDMPGEVILADNFEPDNFKTGYRINLCPAGIFSVPEKEKSQLWHMYKNVFSKKKVDGSLSQSRLLFF, encoded by the coding sequence ATGATATCACTTTTCAAACGTGATTTTAACGAAGCGTCCAAAGGAAAAAATCCGGTTGACGTCTTCGATGATTTCCTGACCGTTACAATGGCGGTTTTTACCAAAAAGCCCAATACGGGTTTGCTTTATTATGCCGAAGAGTTCGAAAAAATTGCCAAAGAGTACAAAGAGCGCGGAACCTTTGAAACACTGATGAAACTTCCCTATCATTTCTTTTTTTATGAGCGTGCCGGTTTCGAAGGAATTGATTTGCTTGGCGAATTCTACATGCAGGAAATAGCAAGTCGCAGCAGTTACAGGTATTTTATTCCCTATCAATTATGCGTTGGGATGACCGAGGAGTTCAGCTCCGAAGCGACTCATCCGGCATGCATACTTGATACAGCCGTTGAAAGCGGACGGCTCCTGCTTGCTTTTGCAAAGAACGCTCCCAAAGTAAAGCATCGGTATTATGGCATTGAGATAGACCCGCTCTGCGCGAAGATGGCTGCCCTAAATATGTTCATTCACGATATGCCTGGAGAAGTAATACTTGCCGATAATTTCGAGCCGGATAATTTCAAAACAGGTTATCGCATTAATCTTTGCCCTGCAGGTATATTCAGTGTTCCGGAAAAAGAGAAATCCCAGCTTTGGCACATGTACAAAAACGTCTTTTCAAAAAAGAAAGTGGATGGTTCTTTATCGCAGAGCAGATTGTTGTTCTTTTAA